CTCCAAACCAGAAGGAGACCTTCCTCCCAGTTTTTGAtgatgttgctgctgctgctgctgctgctacatTCATTCATCATTCCTTTAGAAAGAAGAATTTTGGAACTAAAAATATCATTTTTGACAACAATAAACAACTGACATGGTTGTTTCTGCAACTGGGTTTTGATTGAATACCTGAAATTTTTCAGTTTGGAGAATTATTCTTGAAACATGGTAAGGGTCTTCATCAAGAACCATAGAGGTGTgatggagaggaggagaagtaaTGATTGTGGAGATTGGATGTGTAGGCCTGCTGATGTGGTAGGCCGCCGTCGccaattgatgatgatgatgatgatggtggtggtgatgaagaTGAtcaggatgatgatgatgatgatgttgttgctgctgttgttcaTGGGCCACATGATCATGTGACCTCAGGTGATCGGCTTCTTCGTGCTCGTCGCACCTCTGAGATGTGGATTCTTCTCTTGCCTTTAAAGCTTCTCCCATCCCTACCTGTAACAAACAATGACAATTTTATGTTAGTTGATAGCAAGTCAATTTCTTTGTCTATATCCTGACCtcattttcctttctctctttggttctcttTGGTTAGTTTTAATTGGTTTCATTTGGTCACTGAATGAGTAAAAAGCCAAGTAGTTTAATTTAGATGATAGTGATAATGGAGCTATTCTGATGGAGCTTGCTGGATGCTGTATATGCAAGCAAATGGAGCCAAGAAACACAAATATAATGTACAAAAATTCCCTCTCTTCCCACCCTCTAgttttgttaatttttaatgTAATGAAGGAGCTTTATCTGTTATCTTAGCTGATCACTTAGATTGTAGGTtatgttatattattttattctttttcttttaagaagAGCAGTTCATTCTAATAGTTAGAAAACTGGGTTTTGATTGGGACGAGTCATCCGaattgagtcaaaattttggaaaatctagTCAAGAATCGTATAAACTAGGTCAAGGTAAAAAAATGGTGAGATTGGGTCATAAATCGTCTGAGTCAAATAAAACTCGATATTTTTACCCGAGTCATGACaaagttattttttaaaaaaccacaAAGTCGATTCACTTATAAATTGATTTGGGTttaatagtaaatccatattctaaaacaataagaaaccctcaactcctcgaCTCCCTTCTCGATCTAGTTCAATGGTATGAACTCAAAATGCAGTGATTtgtgattccttgattttattttctgatccatatttttctgattttttaataatttatatatatttattatattaaaaattaataaatgtGATTCGTCTTGATCGGGTTTGACAAGACCGAGTCACCAGATTTTTCTAAAAGACGAGTTGAGTCAGAAAACCTGATATTCCTACTATGCTAATTAATATCAAAAGTTTTTCGTTGGAGTTGGTGAGGTTGCTTGAAGTAGGTTTGAATCAATCTAATACTATAAGGAggaaaaatgaaattaataatACTAGTTAGTTTGTACCTCATCGAAACTTTTTCTGAGGGGAGCAAAGCTAAAATGGTGATCAGATTTCATTTGGTGAATATCCATAGCAGTGTAGCTTGATATTGCAGTCCCGGAACCAGACAGTTCATCTCTCTGTGCACTAATTTCTTTAGAAGAACAGCTCCCACTGCTTCTATTAGGCTCGCCGCCGCTCCCTTCGCCGGTGGTTGCACCCCGGTCCAACCAATTACATTGTCTAGGTTGTGTTTGATAGAATATCTTTGATACCACAagctctccttctttctcttcttcaagctgaCCCAAGTGGTATTGGTGCATGACCCAATTGGTTTTCTCAGGTTTCCTATGTTTCCCAAAGTTGGTATAGAGGACTAGAATCTTCTTACACCCCTTCTGTTTCCCGTTCACCATCACCGGCCTCGTCTTACCGGTCTTATGCCACCGAGTCTCGCCGCCTTGCAGATCACAATCAGtctgtatttttcttctttttcttgttcctgTTGTGTAGGCCTTGGAGGGTCTGTGGAAGAAATGTCGACTCAATCCATCTCTTGTAACTCCTgaaatccaaaatcaaagtTAGGTTTAAATTAGGTATAACAAACTATAACAAAATGGATACTTGCAAGCTACAACCAGTGGAGGAGACTAGAATCACAAACCCATTTGAATAATGCTAATAGCTAATagtattgatttgttttttttttttttttttggataggtaaatcaatttattgcaaaagggaagaaaaattagATACAAACTAAGGCTAACTTGTAAGACTTCGGAACATAACCCGAAGCCTCAAAGGCATCAACCTCAAGGAGAGGAGAAACAACGCATACAAACCACTAACACTAACAAAGAAGAATTCAAGCCACCTCACGAATCAGCTCAACATGGCATTGTTCCTCTCAACCCACAAAAGGTGAACACTCCATTTTTGAACAAAGAATCAAGATGTTTCTAGGGGATTTCAGCCCCTTAGGAATATCAGCTCTGCACTTGTCTTCAAAGTCCCCTTTGATGTCACTTAGAATAAAAAGCAAAGTTTTCGTTTTATTTCTTAAGATTCggaaatttctctctttccaaaTGTTGGAAATTGTAGCATAAAACGCCCACTTTGCAATGCTTCCAATCGAATCTCCCTTAAAATTCTTCCCCGATCCAATAGTATTGATTGTTTATATTAAGTATCCAATTGAATATGAATGTCTtttataagagagagagagagagagagagagagagtcttctAAGGGTTCTAACCTGGAAGCTTTTCTGGATGGGTATAACAAAttccatcttctccatcaatggTTGGGATGAACTCATCAATCAATGGGTGGGATTTAGAATCTTTGCCTTCAACTTTAGCATCAAGGTGTTCTATCAGTTCTTGGTCTGTTGGATCAAATTTCACTCCTGCTGGAAGACCCAACCAGTCCTGCAAAtcataataatagaaaaaaaaaaaaaataaaaatctttcatttcttcttctttttcactcATTTTATTGTTGAGAAAAAAAggtggtatatatatatatatatattataactcaaagaaacaaaatcaagaaaaatagCCAAAAATCTACCACCAATTAAGCATAATTCTTATCATGCCTGAATTC
The sequence above is a segment of the Telopea speciosissima isolate NSW1024214 ecotype Mountain lineage chromosome 7, Tspe_v1, whole genome shotgun sequence genome. Coding sequences within it:
- the LOC122666719 gene encoding NAC domain-containing protein 75-like isoform X3, whose translation is MNKSQIGSITSSDLIDAKLEEHQMCGSKQCPGCGQKLERKPDWLGLPAGVKFDPTDQELIEHLDAKVEGKDSKSHPLIDEFIPTIDGEDGICYTHPEKLPGVTRDGLSRHFFHRPSKAYTTGTRKRRKIQTDCDLQGGETRWHKTGKTRPVMVNGKQKGCKKILVLYTNFGKHRKPEKTNWVMHQYHLGQLEEEKEGELVVSKIFYQTQPRQCNWLDRGATTGEGSGGEPNRSSGSCSSKEISAQRDELSGSGTAISSYTAMDIHQMKSDHHFSFAPLRKSFDEVGMGEALKAREESTSQRCDEHEEADHLRSHDHVAHEQQQQQHHHHHHPDHLHHHHHHHHHHQLATAAYHISRPTHPISTIITSPPLHHTSMVLDEDPYHVSRIILQTEKFQQQQQQQQHHQKLGGRSPSGLEELLIGCTSADIKEESSIPNPQEAEWLKYSFWPDP
- the LOC122666719 gene encoding NAC domain-containing protein 75-like isoform X1, encoding MNKSQIGSITSSDLIDAKLEEHQMCGSKQCPGCGQKLERKPDWLGLPAGVKFDPTDQELIEHLDAKVEGKDSKSHPLIDEFIPTIDGEDGICYTHPEKLPGVTRDGLSRHFFHRPSKAYTTGTRKRRKIQTDCDLQGGETRWHKTGKTRPVMVNGKQKGCKKILVLYTNFGKHRKPEKTNWVMHQYHLGQLEEEKEGELVVSKIFYQTQPRQCNWLDRGATTGEGSGGEPNRSSGSCSSKEISAQRDELSGSGTAISSYTAMDIHQMKSDHHFSFAPLRKSFDEQVGMGEALKAREESTSQRCDEHEEADHLRSHDHVAHEQQQQQHHHHHHPDHLHHHHHHHHHHQLATAAYHISRPTHPISTIITSPPLHHTSMVLDEDPYHVSRIILQTEKFQQQQQQQQHHQKLGGRSPSGLEELLIGCTSADIKEESSIPNPQEAEWLKYSFWPDP
- the LOC122666719 gene encoding NAC domain-containing protein 75-like isoform X4, yielding MNKSQIGSITSSDLIDAKLEEHQMCGSKQCPGCGQKLERKPDWLGLPAGVKFDPTDQELIEHLDAKVEGKDSKSHPLIDEFIPTIDGEDGICYTHPEKLPGVTRDGLSRHFFHRPSKAYTTGTRKRRKIQTDCDLQGGETRWHKTGKTRPVMVNGKQKGCKKILVLYTNFGKHRKPEKTNWVMHQYHLGQLEEEKEGELVVSKIFYQTQPRQCNWLDRGATTGEGSGGEPNRSSGSCSSKEISAQRDELSGSGTAISSYTAMDIHQMKSDHHFSFAPLRKSFDEQVGMGEALKAREESTSQRCDEHEEADHLRSHDHVAHEQQQQQHHHHHHPDHLHHHHHHHHHHQLATAAYHISRPTHPISTIITSPPLHHTSMVLDEDPYHVSRIILQTEKFQQQQQQHHQKLGGRSPSGLEELLIGCTSADIKEESSIPNPQEAEWLKYSFWPDP
- the LOC122666719 gene encoding NAC domain-containing protein 75-like isoform X2, translating into MNKSQIGSITSSDLIDAKLEEHQMCGSKQCPGCGQKLERKPDWLGLPAGVKFDPTDQELIEHLDAKVEGKDSKSHPLIDEFIPTIDGEDGICYTHPEKLPGVTRDGLSRHFFHRPSKAYTTGTRKRRKIQTDCDLQGGETRWHKTGKTRPVMVNGKQKGCKKILVLYTNFGKHRKPEKTNWVMHQYHLGQLEEEKEGELVVSKIFYQTQPRQCNWLDRGATTGEGSGGEPNRSSGSCSSKEISAQRDELSGSGTAISSYTAMDIHQMKSDHHFSFAPLRKSFDEQVGMGEALKAREESTSQRCDEHEEADHLRSHDHVAHEQQQQQHHHHHHPDHLHHHHHHHHHHQLATAAYHISRPTHPISTIITSPPLHHTSMVLDEDPYHVSRIILQTEKFQQQQQQQHHQKLGGRSPSGLEELLIGCTSADIKEESSIPNPQEAEWLKYSFWPDP